Genomic segment of Panicum virgatum strain AP13 chromosome 2K, P.virgatum_v5, whole genome shotgun sequence:
ATTAGGAAAGCATGTAGTGTCATCAGAGAAGAGCACCAATTTTTCTCTTACGGCCATGTAGTGTCTCAGACAAAGCAATGACGAGTTTGCAAAGgagatcatttttttttcttacggCAAGACTGCACAAAAATGGAAATTCACAGCTCCTAGCTGACTGGGCAACGATGAGGCACGCCACCGTGGCATCCACGCCGGACCAAGGACGAAATTGAGCCGGATTTGGAAGTTTGAGATCAGAATGGTGATTTTTATAGTTTAGTGACGAAACTGAGCTTTGGGCGATAGTTTAGGAACGAATTTGCCTATTCCGCCTCTGCAGGAGTATTTAATTTCCTGCGGAATCAGCATGTATATAAGAACACTCTCGTCTCTCAATGTGTATGTCCTCGATCACTTGCAGGCTAGGCTTGCGAAGGTATTCCCATCAAAGTACGTACTTGGTGACAACACTGACGTGCCTGCTGGGAAGCCTGCAGTGTTTTGTGGTCGGCATCTCCCTTGGGCACAACAGAGCTGAATGGAGGCTCAAATGGGACCTGCAGCTTCTGACCGTCGTCTACTCGGTGCAGTGATTAGCCAGAACCCCGTGCCAGTTGCTGATCTGTCCTGTCCAGTGTCCACCCTATATAATCCCGTGGTGTTCCATGTCACCAGGGGGTGTTCAACACGGGCGTCACGTACGTGCTCATCTCCTGGGTGATCAGCCGCCGCGGGCCGATCTACCCTTCGATGTTCAGCCCGCTGCTGCTGATCATAACCATCGCCATGGACTCGCTGCTGCTTGGCACCAACATCTACCTGGGGAGGTGAGCTTGATCATGATCTGAGCTGATGATGGGCCTGCTGTGTATATGTGAGACCAGCACTGTTCAGTTCCCGACACTTCTTTTAAAAAGGAGTAGCGTCAGCATCGTCTATATAGGCTTAATGTATACTTAAGCAGATGCAGGAACTGATTATGACCTGATAATATGAATCATATTTGCAGCGTGCTAGGGACAATGCTCATTTTTGTGGGCTTATACGCCTTCTTGTGGGGTAAAGGGAAGGAGCTGCAGCTCACTGTCGCCGCCGCGCAGAAGCCGGCGGCCGGTAGTGAGGAGGAAGCGCAGGAGCAGGGCGGCGATGACATGGCCTAGCTTGGTGCCTTTCTAGCTAGCATATTGCCATATTGGGATTTGGGAGTGCCGACCTGTCGCCCCATGAATCCATGATGAATGTCAACGGTGATCGCACAACTGTTGGTGTCCTCGATGCGTCTGCAAGAAATGGAAGccaattactccctccgttccaaaaaaaaatacaactcTCGTTTTCTAAGaagtcaaataattttaaatatAATCAAATATATACAAAATATTATTAATATTTATGTTACAAAATACGTATTATTAGATTAATCATATAATGCTTTCATACTAAATCCATTTAGAGATAGAAATGTTAGTGACTTTTTAtataatttgatcaaacttaaaatTATTTGACTTCTCAAAAAATCAGAGTTACGTAGATTttataatctttttttttctcgagcTCACTTGACCTCTTCTCCGAGAGATATTGTATCATTCCATCaaataaagaaaaaggagaTGTTGTATGCACCTCTGGAGGACAGTGCCCCCTCATACTTTTAGTTATAGATGGCTCCTCTTTTTGCAATCTCTCTAACTctggcaagaaaaaaaaactatctaAAAAGTAATTCTTGTCATTAAACTCAGTCAGCATCAGTTCAATTCGGTGACAACTGAACCAATTCacacaatttttttgaaagaaaaccaATTCACACAATTGAAATTAAGGAtacttgggaaactgaagaCGATGGTATGCTATTTTGCAACTGGTAGTCTCGTAGTACAATGCTGCATTGCTGTAGGTAGGTAGTGTTTTCGTAATTAGTAGCAACATCGCTTCGTTCAACAGTCACCATCACCCAGCACCCACCATCTTTCTTCCCCCACCCGTTTCTCCCCTAGGCCCCTCCCGCGCTGCTCTGCCTCTGCTCACTCCCCCACCGACActcccctctcctccgccgTCATGGACCGCGACCCGTCCGTCtccgacgaggacgacgacctCGAGACGCTCGTCCCTCAGAACCACACCAAgccgccctccccctcctcccgctcccgctcccgctcgccgccctcctccttcgGCGTCGTCGCGCTCCGCCCGGCGCTCccctctgccgccgcctccctcggccGCGCCCTCTGGTCCCGCCGCTACCTCGTGCTCTTCGTCTCCCTCCCGCTGCTCGCCCtcgtcctcttcctctccctcggtggcgcctcctccctccgcctGCCCGCCTCCATCcgcctcccctccgccgcccccgccgccgaccccgccgcGTCCCGCATGCGCGAGGCTGAGCTGCACGCGCTCTATCTCCTCCGCTCCCAGCGCTCCGGCCTCCTCAGCCTCTTCAACCGCACCGCCGCCCCCACTAacggctccgcctccgcctccatctCGCTCTCCGATCTCCAGGCCGTGCTCGAGACCCAGATCAAGATCAACCGCGAGATCCAGGCGGCGCTCCTCTCCGCCCACCGCTCCGGGGCAGGCAATGCGACGATGGACGGGCTGGGTCTCGATCTCCCTGCCGCCGGGTGCAGGAGGAGGGAATTGCCGGCCGACCGGCGGACGATTGAGTGGAACCCCAAGAAGGACAGGTTCCTGTTGGCCATCTGCATCTCTGGGCAAATGTCCAACCACTTGAtttgcttggagaagcacatGTTCGTGGCGGCACTCCTTGGCCGGACCTTGGTGGTGCCCAGCCAGAAGGTGGATTACCAGTACGAACGGGTGCTCGATATCGACCACATTAATGATTGCATTGGGAGGAAGGTTGTGATCACCTATGAGGAGTTtgtggagaagaggaagaaagtGAGCATTGATCAGTTCATATGCTACATCACGTCGCCTCCATGTTTCCTTGATGAGGACCATATTAAGAAGTTGAAGGGATTGGGGATTTCTCTGGGCAAGATTGAGGCAGCTTGGCCGGAGGATGCGAAGCTCAAGGAGCCAAAGAAGAGATACGTGGGGGATATTACACCAAAGTTCTCGATGGATGCTGAGGTCCTTGCCATTGGTGACATGTTCTATGCTGATATTGAGGATGAGTGGGTGAATCAGCCTGGTGGTCCGTTGGCTCACAAGTGCAAGACTTTGATCCAGCCAAGCAGGCTCATAATGCTTACTGCTCAGCGCTTTGTCCAGACTTTCTTGGGGGGAAACTATATTGCTTTGCATTTTCGAAGACATGGATTCCTTAAGTTCTGGTAAGATATCCTTCTTATTCATTCAATTACCTCCATCTTATGATCAGTAAAACATTAGATATTTATGGTACTTGTGAGCAAACATATTGGTAGGCATTGGTAGTAGCTGGTTTCATCCTTACATCTTGGGAATTCTAGGTTAGCCGATACCATATCCTCTTTTAGTTATTCCATCATTGCGCTTGCCTTGGGCAGTGCAATTTGCATAAAACCATGCACTTATTTAGGCAAAGAATTATTGGAGTTGGTTCAAGATGCTTCACTTCAATCGAGGCAAAATTTTATACTGCAAGTCAATGCCTGTTGCACTTGAATCTAGGCAAGATTTTATACTGCAAGAATGATTGGAGTTGAATCCGTTCACTAGGGCTATTTTATGTTTTCTTGATGAAGCAATTTAATGAAGTCAAAAACTCTTGATGACAAATTAACCATTTCCCTTGTTTGAAAGTTTACTACCATAGCATAGTTTCGTAGTTATCCTTTGTGGTATTGAGTGATTGACTGATGGTATCTACTCTAGCATTGGCTGTTATATTGAAATACTATCCTTGCTAGTCCTATAAGTAGACCTTTTCGTATGGATGATTCTACGTATTCCTACTACTGAAGTCGGTTAAGTAGTCATAGGCAATTTTCTTGCATCACATCGCTCCCCTGTAAAGTTTGTCAGTTAGGATTATTCAATGATACCTGAACTAGTCTCAGCATTTTGGCGCTTGCTAAATTTAACCTTTCATGCAGTCCTGCGAATTCAAGAGACAAAAAAACCCTGCTATGTCGTGATTGAACATTGTTAGCCAACTTATCCTGCTTTTTAATGGTTATGTCTGATTACTGAGTGGTGCTGTATTAAAACATTATAACAATGTTTCAAGACCTCACTAGGATGATTGAAGCATCAAGTCACTTTAGCTTGTCAATAGTGAACAAAGCCCACTAGCAGCTCTGGCTGGGATTGAAAATTCTCTCATACGGCTTGACTAAAAAGGATAACTCTTCTCTTTAACTTTACTACCAATGCTGGACTGGTTTCTTTATTTGGTATCATTCTTGAGCAGTTTGTACCACTAGCTAACATCTTACAGTTCAAGGACAAGATAAATTTATATAGCAGCTTAAGTTAAACACAACATTCATGAATTGCCAAAGATATAAGAATGTTTACATTTCTTGTTTTCAACCGTTTCTATTGGCTGCCAGAAAGTATTGCATAGCAAAGTATAACCACCTTTTCAAGTTCTTTAAGGCCTTTCACTTACTGACTACTGAATTGAGCCCTCTTCTTTGGCTCATAGTTTCATCATATCTGACAAACAAAGGCTGAGATGGACTTAGTTCAGTTCTTCATTATCAAATGTTGAACTGTTCTTATTCTAGTTCTGTTGGATTTATTGCAATAGAGTTGATCACTGGTGTGAATTGAATAGGCTGTGACCTTTCTTCATCTGTTGGTCGATATACAGACCTATGATCTCTGCTTTTAAAGATTTCTCATATGCAGTATTTGCAGTTGCTTGAGGTGACACAGATGTTAGATGCTTAAGATTTCTCATATGTTGCAGTATTTGCAGTTGCTTGAGGTGACACAGATGCTAGATGCTTAAGCTCTGCTCTATACTTAGCTGTCTGTTCTGTTTACAACTGTTTGAGACTGGTGTCTGGTACTTGAAACTACAAAAGAGAAAAATCTTCTTGCCTTGTTGCTATTTGGATGTTTTAGTTGGTTAGACAGGACATTCATCAGATACTGTAGGCAAATTATATAGCAGTATTTCTAGTTCAAGTCTTCTTGGCTATACCACTCttgtaaaaaaaaactttatgctTAGGAACAAGTCCATTTTACCCCccctgaacttgtcaaggagtcTGAATTACCCCCCTAAACTACAATACCGGGAATAGAACCCCCCTCAACTCTTAAAACCGGACAAATCACCCCCCTGGACTGTGTGGAGGAGGTTTCCCACTgtaggccccacctgtcagtctctcatctctctcttttctctctcccccgAGCTCACCAGCGGAGTCAACGCCGGCGTCGCGTCCCCCACCGCCGCTAGAGTCCTCCGCGCCTGcctctcctgccgccgccggttcctccccgccgcccgaGCTCTCCTCCTCGCCGTGCTCGCCCCGCTGCCCGAGCTTGGGCAGCGTCTGCGTCGGGGCGACGCGCGAGGACTTGGGCccggtggcggagctcgagcggcaGGGTTCGATCGACGGGGCGACGCGGCAAGCAGGTGGAGCTTGAGCTGCAGGGCGAGGCTGCTGACGGCGGAGCTCGAGATGCGGGACGAGGCGCAGCCGGCGGGCGGAGCTCCAGCGGTGGGGCGATGTggcaggcggcggagctcgagaagGCATGGACTGGCGGCCGGTGGAGCGTGGGCGCGGAGAGGGgcgggcgggtcggcggcaccgagctggcggaggaggggcgTGCGGccttgctcgccgccgccccccccccccccggcgcccGGATCCGCTCGCCCCGGGCCAGCCGGAGCAGGAGAGGGGGGCGTgcagggagcaggggaggctcgccctcgccgcgcgcgcagcTAGTGCCGCCGGGatccgcctcgccctcgccgcgcgcgcgcctccgcctcgccacaCCTCCGCGGCCTGCTTGCGGGATCCGGCGCGCCGGCCAAGTTTGGGGAGGAACGGCCGACGGAGGGAGCAACGGCACCATggccggcggacggcgcgggGACGAGCGAGCCGCCGCAGCTCCGTGCCCCCTGCTCGCACCGCGTGCGCCGGGAGCAGGaggggccctcgccgccgtggccaccgcgccggccggccgccgtgtCCTCCGCGGTGGAGAGGGCGAGctcccggcggcgcccggcgaagggagcaggggaggcgccgGCCCtgcggggagagagaggagagattgacaggtggggcccacggtGGGAAACCGCCTCCACACAGTCCAGGGGGGTGATTTGTCTGGTTTTGAGAGTTGAGGGGGGCTCTATTCCTGGTATTGTAGTTTAGGGGGGTAATTTAGACCCCTTGACAAATTCAGGTGGGTAAAACGGACTTGTTCCTTATGCTTAACAGACTTATCTAAGAATAATGTGGTCTGTTCTTGCTTTTTCAGTTTCATCCTGCTCAAAATATCATTTTGAGACAGTAACTCACATATCTTGATCTTCCTGCACTGCAGTAATGTGAAGAAAGAGAGCTGCTTCTTCCCGATCCCTCAGGCAGCAGAGTGCATTCTGCGAATCGTTGAGAAGGCTAATGCCCCAGTGATATATTTATCAACCGACGCTGCTGATAGCGAGACAAATCTTCTCCAATCCTTGGTTGTATTCAACGACAGGCAAGTCCCCCTTGTGAAAAGGCCAGAGCACCACAGTTCTGAGAAGTGGGATGCCTTGCTATACAGAAATCACATGGGCGGAGATAATCAGGTACATATATGAGCTCCCAAAtgaatttccttttttttcattctgTTGTTTCGGATATTGAGGGTGGCAGTTTTACTGAAGACCAAATCCGCATGTGTAATGCTTATTCAGGTCGAGGCGATGCTCGACAAGACGATCTGCACACTGTCAAACGTGTTCATCGGATCATCAGGCTCCACCTTCACGGAGGACATCTTCCGGCTACGTAGAGGCTGGGGTTCAGCGTCCCACTGTGACGAGTACCTCTGCCAGGGCGAGCTGCCCAACTACATCGCGGAGCAAGACTGAGAAAGCAAACGCCCTAGGAAAAAGATCGGTAGCCGCAAAAGGTTTTTCCCCCCCAAACGTCGTGTTGATATGCTGTGTAAATTGGCGTGTACATCTAGTGTCTGAGAGAGGCGTTGTGTGTATCGGTGCCTCCATTCATTTCTTGGGTGATTCTTACACGGTTAGGTCTTCTGATATTGAGGGTGGCAGTTTTACTGAAGACCAAATCATCAGAGTTTTAtagcagtttttttttcctgatgGGAGCAGGATGGTGAAACTGATATCGCAAATACATGAAACAATCCCGTCGCCGCTTCGTTCGCAATCCGCCGCTGTTTAGTGGGACATGAATGGGCCTATCTGCGACCATCCAGAACGCGGAGCCCAGTGCTATGCGGGCTGAGGTCACATGCCATTCCCTGCTGCAAGTTTGTGGGTGAAACGCGATTCTAGAGACGAAAGCCCAGCCCGCGAGAGCAGAAATGTAGCTTGCCGGCGTGTTGTTGAACAGTCAGAGCTGGCGTGCGGCGCTggcatcgccgccggcgataGCCGTCTCCGGTCGACGGTCGTACTGTAGTAGCGTGACTGTGTCGTCCGGGATCAGATTGACTATCAAAAAAACGTACACTGTTCAGTGATTCGTATCTACGAAACTCTGATCTGTTGAGAGATGACTCCCTGCCCTGCCACCCTCCCTCTCACCGCGGATGCCGAAGGAACTTTCCCTTCGAGAAAACCATGCGCGCGAGCGAGCGTCTGCTCTCTGACCAAAACGGGAGTTACGGGTGGCGCGATCTGGCTGGATCTTCCGGCAATCTTTCTCTAATTTCCCTTTTGttgtttgttttttctttctatATGGTTTGAAATGCAGAAGCATCTTTCGAAATTCGGCAGTGGCCGGCGGCTGTTTCAGAGAGCGATAAATGCAGACCAGGGCAGGCCAATGAACCGTGGCCGTCCACGGCTAATAATCGTATGGAGCATGCATGCGTCATGCCGATACATCGGTCATCGGTCAGCATGTGTATACATTAGAGCAACTGCAGtagaatttttaaatttgagTGAGTAAATGTCTATTTAGAAGCTCACTTTTAAATTTTACTCACCCGGCCTCCACTCCAGCAGAACGAATAAATTGGGCTTCCATAGAGGGCCCATAGTTGGCAGTCCAAATAGAGGGCCACcaaattggggggggggggggggggagtggaAGGAGAAATATGGAAGGCCTAACAAAATGACAATCCATTTAGAAGGGCTGCTGAAGATCAATTTTTTGCACCCATCGAGCAAATATAAAGATAGCAGTCCATTTactactggagttgctcttatgtATGCAATGGTAGTATAGGTGACCGGTCTTCACTTCAGAAGCGTCGGTCTCGTAATTATACTATTAGTACTATATACCTGTATGGTCAACTACGTAGTATTAGCTAGGGCGGGAGCTATCGTGCCGGCCATGGCATGCTTTTTATTAATTGTTCTAATTTTTCGAAAAGgaaaaaatggaaaagaaaacgaCTTCGTTGCCTATGCACACATGCATGCAATGCAATCCACACGAGCGAGCGACGCGTGGGCTTGTGAGGCCCGGCCGGCCCAATCTCTTTCTCGCGGCTCTCCTGGCGGCCAAGCTGCCTCGTCATACAGACACACACCCACCCTACCATTTCTGATTTCTTTCTTTGGGAGTTGTACGCGGATGGCTATTTTTCCGGAGAGGAAAGCGGGCCCACTGCCCACGAGAGCAGAAATGTGGTTGGTGGTCGGCAGCCGCAGCAGAcaaagctcgccgccgcctggcggCGTTGAACGGTCGCAACTGGCGCGCGGTGCCTGCGGCGGGCGAGCGACCGCCGTTCCGGTCGCAGCACGTCGGACAAGGCCGCCGATCGGGTTGAGTTGACGCCGGAGCCCACCTTCGCACAGTGCAAACTTCCGGGAACCCTTCCTGTCTTTCCGTTcattttttgtttgaattgAATTGGTGGAGCATCTTTGACCCTTTGTTGCTGCGCGCTTGGGGGTCGGCGCTCAGCAGTGCGTGTTCAGATCTTGATCCTAGCCGGGACTACTCGCCGGCAGCCGGCTATCAGGATTCAGGCCAGTGAGCTCTGTGGCCGTCTGCCCGTCCAGGCCCTGCGAAGCAGTAGTCTTGCTGATCTCGATTGGTTAAGCCTACCTATCAGAGGCAGCCGCCGCGTATGGGTTTGTGCAACGGTGTGCTGTTCCGAGAAGATAGCATGTGTAGTCAATCTCGAGATGCGTCGATCTCTTCGTGCCCGGCCATGGTGTTGGTGTGTACTTTCTCGATCGCGTGCGCTTGGCTAGCCCGTTTCGGAAAGGGGAAACAACGTAGCGTGTAATCCGGCCGGCCTCTGATAGATGCCAACGCACACCGTGCTTTGGCTTCGTCACCCATCGTATTCGTGCGGGATCGATCACCACACTGAACACTCCAGCTGGCCAGCTGCCATTTAAGTAGTCGGAGGGAGCAATACCTGACAGTAACTCAAACACAAAGCTTCTCAAATACTACAGCTGTGTTGGTGAAGTTACCGggcagcgccgcgccggccgtggTGTGTCCCGTTAGCGCGCGGCGGCTCCGTCGATCGGCGGTGGCGGTCCCCCGGTGCAGCAGTGCGGCGAGAAGATAACCACCTAGAGCTAGGTCAGCGTCGGCACGAAGACGCGAGCACGCGTGGCCATTTCACTAGGACACGACGACTGGATGCTGAGCAAAGGCGCAGCGCAGGCCATGTCGTCGGCCCACAATTTCCAAGGATATGGCAGGGACCGAGCGAGACCGTCAGCTCCGCCGCCCGTACGGCGCTGCCCACCGACTCATCACGAGCCCCTTGTTTCGTCCCGTCCGTGGTCCGGCCCGGCCGGCAATCTCTGGCCAGACCGCCGCAGGGAGCTAGCGCGCCGTTAGCATGTGTCCGGCCGCGTGGCATGTCGGAGCTGAGTGCAAGTTCATATCCATCTAGGCATctatcgccgccgcctcgcgctgGATCGTGTGGTCGCGTgtcgcggcgaggcggaggccaagggcgcggccggcgcgcggcgccgtATCTCCGGCCCGATGGACGCGGTTACCGTCAGCATAGGGGTAGGTACCCACCCGACCCCGCCGGCTAgcttgccaccgccgccggccgccgcccgccggccgccgcccaccgcccgtCCCGGCCGGGGTGCTGTCGCACCcctcgcccaccgccgccggacgaaccgccgccgccgccgaatccTCTAACACCGGTGGACGTCGGCACCCGGAAACCCGAATCCCtaaggcccgccgccgcccaccaccaccccggccgccggcgaccacgccggcgaccgCCCCCACCCTCCAACCACCCCGGACGGCGCCGAGGACGTCGAGGACGCCGGGTGGGTATGTACCCCTATGCTGACGAGAACATTTGCGCCGGCCCGATCCTTGCTAGCTTAAGCTTAGCTCCTCCGCCGCTTTCCTCTCGCCCTTTCGCTCGCACGGGAATCAAATCTGGATCGAGGTAGACTGGCCGATCCCACCACCAATCAGTCCGGGGGGAGGGGATCTGGCGCGGCCCCCGCCACCCATGTGCGGGCGCTCGTCGGCTTCCCCGGCTCCCCCCCAACCCCACCGACCGCACTGATTGACCTCCACGCTCCGCTGCCGCTCCGCGCCATGGTGCAGGGGGCCACAGCCACCACGTACGCACCCGTCCACCTCATCTCATGCCCGTGTACCGCCGATCTCGCCTCCCGACGACGCCGCGCGCACGCGGAGAAACGCGCAGGAAAAATCCGAGGGCCGGGCCGCGCGGGCGCCGGAAACAAGGGAAGGGAAAAGGAGCCTCGTGCCATCCTTTCGCCGGAGCCGGGGGAGGAGCGCGCGTGGCGGAACAGTGGCCCTGTTCGGTACGAGGAAGTACTGAAAACTTTAACCGCTAattataatattaaataaagtcaatttacaaaactaatttcagaacaatcctaaaaaatctaataagatttttgaccgcgtgattagatgaTGGTCACTGTaacattactgtagccaatcatcgattaattaccatcattacaTTCATCGCGAAATGTTATactcatctctaaaaaatttttgtaaataaacttcatttaacaCTCCATCCATGTGAGATTTTTTGTTTAGATTGTATGCACTGGAACCGTAGTGTGAACCATAGCGATCGATGATGCCGAATCGTCGCCAGTCATGTCGTCCTCGTCGCGGCAGCAGTGGTGAGAGTACGTGTGGTTGACAATTGCAGAGTGTAACGTAAAGTTAGTCGTCAGATGGATGGCAAGCACGATCACTGTCTAATTATTACACACGGCTTAACTAGTACTctcatttcaaattataagtcgtcTTAGTCACTCTTTTCTGCTGCAACTagccaataatatttttttctcacaccaaatcagcaccggCCGCCAACACCAATCAgctagcagtacttttctctcaaacaaataatcatcaacaaagtTTTGCTATACATCTAGATGTATAAAATGATCTAGTATAATTTAAAACGGAGGGGTACTTAACTAAGGTAGGAGTAGAAATATAGTACGCTATAACTATTGGTAGCATACTAGCATAtactgatgtttatgcttgggGTCAACCTTGATCTTATGTGTTTCAGTGGGATGAAAAAGTTACATCTGGCTACTGATGATAAGATTAAGGGCATATATAAGGGTCTGATTGCTTATCATACTTGATAGCTGATCTGTCCTGTTTAGGTTTATAACTCGGCCGTTCATGACAGATCAATTCAACAAAAAATCTTAAGAGGGCCTTATGCAACTGGCCATTGATAAGCTCAGCACTTCCGTGGACAACTCGGTAATGGACCAACCACAATGTACCTTAACACCACTCCATGTAGGGACGGCTAGTTAAATCAAGAGAAGACATATCACCACCGTACTGCAGCTATCCTCCACTAGCTTATATAGCTTGCATGAATATTGTTGGATTCGAATTGAGatgtcaaattttaattttaatagGGGCTAGAGGCTAGAGTACCCCTGCGTCACCTGGACGCTAGGCGCCGGGCATCCCCGGCCGGCCGAACCGTCCTTCTCTGTAGAAAACTTATGGACGCCAAACCTAAATTAGAAAAGATTCGATCCAGGTTGAATTTTTTAATGTGAAAGGTGAAGTTGAGTTGAGATTTCCAGTTAAAAGTATTCACCAGAACCCTTTTGGCGTCCGTCATCTCGCCTCGTCACATCCATCGACCTCCGGCGGCGCACGGAGAATGCGGGGAAAACCAGACGGCGGACGGGGGAAACCACGGGAAAATCTCGTGATCTTGTGCTCGTCACGACAAGCAAAGCAAGACGGAGCCCGGGCCGGGAGCGCGTGCTGGAACAGTAACGGCGGCGCTAACCATGTCCTCGTCACGGCAACAGTGCGGGTGCCAGCGCACAATCAGTGTCTAATCATTGCACGCGCGCGGCGGACACACTTTTCATTGGGGGGAAATCTGAGGGCTTCTCCGGTGGCGGTGTTTTTTTAGAATCACACAGTACAATGAAGACGTCCACAACACGCACACACACTCATATCTtatgaatacacgtacgcaaactcTACTTCTATGAGCACCTCTGAAGAACTGAGCACCGACAGATCTGAAGATTCCTGAAGTCACCACTGGCGCCTCgtcgtcgacgggaacgtcgcttaCCACTTAACGTGTAACACCGGTAAATCCTAGGAAAATCCCAGAAAAAGATACGAGCACCAGGATTTGAACCCTGGTGGGTAGCGTCCCACTGGACGTCATACCATTAGACTACAAGTCAATTCGCTCCAGTGGCTGAAGAGTCGAATCATGCATGCCACGTATGAACCTAGcaaataattttatttttcatgtgaCATCGATGGTCCCACAATAGAGTAGTTAGACTGACCACAACGGATCGAGTAAATGGACGAGTAAAGGACGGAATCATACTGTAGCAAGCACTGTAGACAGAGTGGGAGGTGGGGTAGGGAATAGGGATGGGGGAGAGGATGCTCGATCCGCTGTGGTCAGTCTTAAAAGGTAAAATATCTTTCAAAACCTTGGCTTTTCTCTCCATGCACGGTTAGAACTTTAACACTGAATTTT
This window contains:
- the LOC120692376 gene encoding O-fucosyltransferase 36-like isoform X1, coding for MDRDPSVSDEDDDLETLVPQNHTKPPSPSSRSRSRSPPSSFGVVALRPALPSAAASLGRALWSRRYLVLFVSLPLLALVLFLSLGGASSLRLPASIRLPSAAPAADPAASRMREAELHALYLLRSQRSGLLSLFNRTAAPTNGSASASISLSDLQAVLETQIKINREIQAALLSAHRSGAGNATMDGLGLDLPAAGCRRRELPADRRTIEWNPKKDRFLLAICISGQMSNHLICLEKHMFVAALLGRTLVVPSQKVDYQYERVLDIDHINDCIGRKVVITYEEFVEKRKKVSIDQFICYITSPPCFLDEDHIKKLKGLGISLGKIEAAWPEDAKLKEPKKRYVGDITPKFSMDAEVLAIGDMFYADIEDEWVNQPGGPLAHKCKTLIQPSRLIMLTAQRFVQTFLGGNYIALHFRRHGFLKFCNVKKESCFFPIPQAAECILRIVEKANAPVIYLSTDAADSETNLLQSLVVFNDRQVPLVKRPEHHSSEKWDALLYRNHMGGDNQVEAMLDKTICTLSNVFIGSSGSTFTEDIFRLRRGWGSASHCDEYLCQGELPNYIAEQD
- the LOC120692376 gene encoding O-fucosyltransferase 36-like isoform X2 — protein: MDRDPSVSDEDDDLETLVPQNHTKPPSSFGVVALRPALPSAAASLGRALWSRRYLVLFVSLPLLALVLFLSLGGASSLRLPASIRLPSAAPAADPAASRMREAELHALYLLRSQRSGLLSLFNRTAAPTNGSASASISLSDLQAVLETQIKINREIQAALLSAHRSGAGNATMDGLGLDLPAAGCRRRELPADRRTIEWNPKKDRFLLAICISGQMSNHLICLEKHMFVAALLGRTLVVPSQKVDYQYERVLDIDHINDCIGRKVVITYEEFVEKRKKVSIDQFICYITSPPCFLDEDHIKKLKGLGISLGKIEAAWPEDAKLKEPKKRYVGDITPKFSMDAEVLAIGDMFYADIEDEWVNQPGGPLAHKCKTLIQPSRLIMLTAQRFVQTFLGGNYIALHFRRHGFLKFCNVKKESCFFPIPQAAECILRIVEKANAPVIYLSTDAADSETNLLQSLVVFNDRQVPLVKRPEHHSSEKWDALLYRNHMGGDNQVEAMLDKTICTLSNVFIGSSGSTFTEDIFRLRRGWGSASHCDEYLCQGELPNYIAEQD